AAATGTAATGCGCCCTGTAGCCTTTTTAGAGAAGTTACTTTTGTTATTAGCTACAAGCATGGATATTTTTTTGCCGCTCTTTTTTATATGATACATTACCAAAACACCCGTAGTGAGCTCGGCAGCCATAGCCTGAACAGCAAAATACATAGATTTAAATGGGTTTTGGTTGAACCATTTGTGCTTTACTGTGGCTACACATTTTGTTGTAGTAACTTGTTTTACACGTACTCCACTCCAATAGGCTGAAGGTAATTTAAAGAAAAGAAATGTATTTAATTTTGATGGCGTAAACTCCATAAAGGTCTTATTTTACTGCTAATATAGTGATATTTAATTACTTTTTAACAGGGGTTACATTTGTTAATATTATGTTAATTTTAAGTACTTTGCATTGCATAATACCTTTTTTTAAACATATATTTGCATAGGAAATTAATAGCTAATAACACATACTATGGTAACAACAGCAGACAAAACAGGTGCAACACTAATGCAAATAAGTGCATTTTCGCAATACATATTCCCTTTTGGTAACCTTATTTTTCCTACTATAATATGGAGTTTAAAAAGAAAAGAATCAGAGTTTATTAATGAGAATGGAAAACGCATCATAAATTTTCAATTGAGCCTGCTACTCTATTTTATGATATTATTAATTGTTAGCGTACCCATTATACTTTACAATATTTTTAATGGTATAGACGTAATGCTGTTGGACGATGGCCATTGGGTAGAGGAGCAATTTACAGTAGGCAGAATTACAGGTATTGCCATAGCAGCTATAGTAAGTATAATTTTACTGGCAGCATTAAAAGTAATTGAATTCTTTTTAATACTGTATGCCGCAGTTAAAAACAGTAATGGCGAAGTATACAAATTTCCGTTAACCATAAAATTTATAAAATAATTAGCCAATCGCCTGCTTGCAGGCAAAACAATCAATCATCAATCACAATCAATCATCAATCAAAAACGAACAATCATGAAAACAATGTTAGTAATGGCTGCCCTTGCTTTAACAAGCACAATAGCAGTAGCACAAAATGAGGAAACCAGAAATGTATCTGACTTTAACAGTATTAAGGTAGAAAATGGTATTGAGGTAATTTATACCCATAACGATACTGAGTCGGTAAAAGTAAAAACTACAGATAACAATGCTATGAACTATGTAGTTACAGAGCGTAGCGGAAAAGAATTACGCATTTACATTAATAATAATGCAAAAGATGCAGCGGTAAATGTAGCTAAAAACATTCAGGTATATGTATCTGATAATAACACGGCATCTATAACCGCCAAAACAGGAGCAACGGTAAAAGTTACCAACCAAATTAATACACCTAAACTCAGTATTACCCTAAAAACTGGTAGTACTTTTACAGGAAATATAAATGCTACCGAAATATGCGATATTAAAGCTGCATCAGGTAGTGCTTTTAAAGGGAGCATAATAACAGAAGAGTTTAAAGCTATAATTACGGGAGGAGCTTATGTAGCATTAAACGGGCATGCAGAAAAATCGGAAGTACTATGCAATGGAGGTACACTTACAGGAGATAAGTTTACATGTGAAAAGGCGGAAGTTTGGGCAAAACGAATGTCGTCAGTAGCTTTACACGTTACAGACAGCGTTATGGCAACCACCGATACATCTTCTGCAATTAGTTATTCGGGTAAACCCAATAAAATTCACTTGGGAGACGATAACTTTGCTATAAGAAAAAACTAATAGCAGTAACTATGGAAGCTGCTTATACATATAATGAAACGATAGTAAAAATAAAGCCTATGAATATTGAAAACACCAAGGCACAAATGCGTAAAGGGGTTTTAGAGTTTTGCATACTCTCTGTATTAAAACAGAAGGATGCATATACCTCTGAAATACTAGATACGCTTAAAAATGCCAAGCTTCTTGTGGTGGAGGGTACAGTATACCCACTACTAACAAGACTTAAAAATGACGGGCTGCTCAGTTACCGCTGGGAAGAATCGACATCGGGACCACCAAGAAAATACTATGGTCTTACCGATGAGGGACAAGAATTTTTAAAAGAATTGAACATAACCTGGACGGAGCTTTCCGACGCAGTAAATATAATAACCAGCCAAAAAGCATAGCCATGAACAAAACAGTAAGTATAAATTTAGGAGGTCTTTTCTTTCATATAGATGAAGATGCCTACCAAAAACTAAATCACTATTTTGATGCTATAAGAAAATCGCTTTTACCTGAGGGTAAAGACGAGATAATGAACGACATTGAAAGCCGTATTGGAGAACTTTTAACAGAAAAACTCAAAAACGAAAAGCAGGTAGTTGGCACAAAGGAAGTTGAAGAGGTTATAGAAATTATGGGACAACCTGAGGACTATAGGCTTGACGACGACGGTACTGCACAAAAAAATACTAGTACCGATTATAGCGCACCTTACTACGGAGCAAAACGCACACGCAAATTTTATCGTGACAACGAAAAAAATATAATAGGTGGTGTTTGTGCAGGTATAGCCCACTACTTTAGGATAGATCCGCTATGGATTCGTATTCTGTTTATAATATCGCCATTCCTTTCCTTTGGTAGTAGTATTATTATATACGTATTACTATGGATACTTATACCCGAAGCAGTAACAACTACCGAAAAGTTGGAAATGACAGGCGAAGCCATAAACATATCCAATATTGAGCGTAAAGTACGTGAGGAGTTTGATGCATTGGGCAAAAAAATCCAGAGTGTTGATTACGATAAAATTGGTGCTAACGCAAAATCGGGAGCAGAGAAATTGGGAAACGGATTCGAGAAGGTTTTTGTAGCTATTTTTAAAGCAATTTCAAAAGTAATAGGAGCTGGTATTACTGTATTTTCTGCTTTATCGCTCGTAGGTCTTCTCATTTTTTTCTTTACCATATTATTTACCTCATCAGCAAAAGTAACAGTACTATATCCCTTTATTGTTAGCCTAAATTATACTAATATTCCAATTTGGGTAACTTCAATGCTATTATTCTTAGCCATTGCAATACCATTATTCTCATTATTCCTACTCGGATTAAAAATACTAACCGAGAATTTAAGGTCTATAGGCAATACAGCAAAGTATACATTACTTGCTTTATGGATAGTGGCTTTGGGCGGACTTGTATATATTGGTGTAATGGAACGCCATGAAATTAATGCAGAAGGTAAAACCGTTATGAAAAAAGAAATTAACATTACCGAAAACGATACACTTAACCTAAAGTTTAGATATAACACTTATTTCGATAAATCGTTCGAAAATGGAAGTAGTTTCAGAATAGAGCAAGATAGTGCAGGTAACAATATTATTTACTCTAATGATGTTACACTATTTCTAATGAAATCTGACGAACCCAAAGCCTACCTGCAAATCGAGAAAATATCGTTAGGCAGTTCAATGTCAGAAGCTAGAAAAAGAGCGGAATTAATAGCATATAATTTTGAAAATGAAGAAAATACGCTAATTTTGGATAATTATCTTACAACAGATAGAGAAAACAAATATCGCAATCAAAAGGTAGAATTGTTTTTATATTTACCAGTAGGTACTCACTTTTTACCTGACAGTAGTGTAAAACACTACGACGAAACGGATAACTCTTTCTTTGACCTTTGGTACGATTCTGAAAACATGTATCGTATGGATAAAAACGATGTTAAGTGTATTACGTGCGATCACTATATTGAAGAACAAGAAGCACAAAGAGAGATGGAAGAAGAAGAACGTGCTTTGGAACACGCACATGCTGATGACGATGCTGTGACAAAAGGATATTTACACATTAACGATGAAGATATAGATGTAACAATAAAAAATGAACAGTAATTTAAACCTATAAGTAATGACAAAAATTATTTTACAAATAACCAAAATAATAATTACTATTGTTAGCCTTATACTCTTTAGTTCGTGTGCCTTTATTAATGATGGCGATGGTAACGGATACTCTTACAGGAACGTTAAAGGAAATGGCAATGTAATAACGGAAAAGCGTAACGTTAAAAATGGTTTTAACTACGTATCAGGCGGAAGCGGTTTGGAAATAACTATAGAACAAGGTAGTGAAACCAGTATAACTGTGGAGGCTGATGAAAACTTGCAGAAGCATATTATAACAGAAGTTAAAGGCAGAGAGTTGGTTATTTATACCGATGTAAACCTTAAAAAGGCCAGTGCAAAAAAAATAATGATACGTATGCCCGAAATAAAAGGGATATCATCATCTAGTAGTGCATCAATAACCACCAAAAAATCAATAAAAGCTACAACATTAAACCTATCGTCTAGTAGTGGTAGCGAAATGAATGTTACTATTAATGCCGATAATGTTACGTGCGATGCTAGCAGCGGTGCTGCCCTACTAGTATATGGAAACACACGTGACCTAATGACGGAATCATCTAGTGGTGGTACCGTAAATGCTAAGGGGCTTACTGCAGAAAATGTAAAAGCAGATGCATCCAGCGGTGGTAGCACTATAGTTAATCCTAAACAAAGCTTGAAAGCAGAAGCATCAAGCGGTGGTAGTATCAAGTACATTAATACTCCCAAAAATATTAGTAAAGAATCTTCATCTGGAGGAAGCATTTACAAAGGATAATATGTGTTAGTTTTAAAATAGCACTACCAATTAAATAATAGTTTCACAATAAAAACACCAGCACACGCTGGTGTTTTTTTATATTTGCTACATACAAACCAACATATTATGAAGAATGCGTTTATAGTACTTTTTACAGTACTTATTACTACCGTAGTAACAGCCCAGAAAAAAGAGAAAATAAAAGGCTCTAAAACCGTTAGTGTTACCCAAAAAGAGGTAAGTAGCTTTGATAGCATAGAAATAGAAGATAATATTGAGGTATTTTTAATAAAAGGCGACACCGAAGGATTAGAAGTAGATGCTGATGATAACTTACACGAAATTATTAAAGCAGAAAGCTATGGCAGTACCCTACGAATAACAACTACCAAAAGAGTAGCCAGTGCTAAAAAATTAAGTGTACGCGTTACGTATACCGACAAACTTACATCGGTTATAGCAAAACATGAGGTAGTACTTAATGCTATTTCTGGCTTGGAATTAAGTAATATTACCATAAAGAATTTAGACTATTCGGAATCATACTTAAACGTAAAATCCAAAAATTTTAGCTTAATAATGGATGATAAAACTAAGGCTGAAATTAATGTACAATCGGATAGTAGCACCGTTATACTGAGCAAAAATGCAAAGTTAAAAGCATTAATAGCCACCCAAAGTGCTGCACTAGATTTATACCAAAAATCAAACGCTACAATAGAGGGCGATGCTGCCAAAGCACATATACGCCTTGACAATAATGCAGAGTTAGAAAGCAGAAATTTTACCGTTAAAGATATGACCATCTTAGCCGAAGGCTACAGTAACTGCAATATATTAGCTACAGAAACTATAAATATATCGGCAAACGGAAAAGCTGAAATTCGACTGTACGGAACTCCTAAAATAAATGTAGCTGCTTTTACCGAAAACGCAACACTCTACAAAAAAGAATAAATTTTACAAACTACAGATACAAAAAAAGCAGTACCGTTTGGTACTGCTTTTTTTGTATGTACTGTATATTAATTAATGTGCTCCAACTGCAGCCAAATAACGCTCGGCATCTAACGCCGCCATACAACCTGAACCTGCTGCTGTAATGGCTTGTCGGTAATCTTTATCTTGCACATCACCACAAGCAAAAACACCTGGCATATTGGTTTTAGTTGTTTTGGGGTCGGTAAACAAATAACCTGTTTCATCCATATTCAACTGTCCTTTAAAAATATCAGTGTTTGGCTTGTGCCCAATTGCTATAAATAATCCTGTAATAGCAATCTCTGTTTTTTCATTCGTCTGATTGTTTACAATTCTAAGTCCCTCTACAACTTGGTCACCAATAACCTCATCTACCTCACTATTAAAAAGCACTTTAAGGTTTGGTGTATTGGTTACACGATGTTGCATTGCTTTAGAGGCTCTCATATAATCCTTACGTACTAGCATGGTAACACTTTTACAAATGTTGGCTAAATACGTTGCCTCTTCGGCGGCAGTATCCCCTGCCCCAACTATGGCAACATCTTGCCCTTTGTAAAAGAAACCATCACAAACCGCACATGCTGATACACCACCACCTCTAAGGCGTTGCTCACTAGGTAAACCAAGATATTTAGCTGTTGCTCCTGTTGCAATAATTACCGTTTGGGCATGAACTTCTTTGTTGTTATCTATAGTTACCTTATGCCATCCGCCCTCTTCTTTACTAAAGTCAACACCTGTAGCCATACCTATGCGTACTTCGGTACCAAAACGCTCTGCTTGCTTTTGCAGCTGCATCATCATGGTTGGTCCGTCAATACCTTCGGGGTATCCAGGAAAGTTATCTACTTCTGTTGTAGTGGTAAGTTGCCCACCAGGCTCCATACCAGTATACATTATAGGGTGCATATCAGCTCTTGCTGCGTATATTGCTGCAGTATACCCTGCAGGACCAGAACCTATAATAAGGCATTTAATTTTTTCTATAGTTGTTTCCGACATAATATAGTATTACTAATGTTTGTAATACACAAATGTAAGTTTTTAATTAAAAAACACCTACCCAAAAGCATCAGTTTTAGCTATACTTAAATAAAGTAACTTTATTACTTTGGTAAATAAATTATAATAGTATATTTGCATCCCCTTACTACAATAATATGTATTGTAACATTCGGGGTGTAGCGTAGCCCGGTTATCGCGCCTGCTTTGGGAGCAGGAGGTCGCAGGTTCGAATCCTGCCACCCCGACAAACTATGGTTTTGTAGGTACACAACAAAATCATAATACGTTAAAAACCAGAAGATTAATATTTTCTGGTTTTTTTATATCCAATTGAAATCAAGGGTAACGATGTCCTATTTTTGTTATGGCACTTTCGTAGTGATTGGTCTTTGTTCTTTTTGATGAGCTGTTCTGCCGTTATCAAGGCATTCGCCTCTTCTTTAGGAGTAAACATAACAGGTGGAATTTAGCCGTCCATAATGGAATAACCCTTTCCTTCTTCGGTTGCGATTGGAATACCCGATTTTCAAGTGTCCGAATGTTCCGATACCCACGTTATGTTTTTCGGCAATATCTATTGCCGTCACAATCCGTTCTGATTGCAATTGGGTCAGTATTGCTGTCAATCTTGCAAGTCTTGGTTGTTCTTTTCCACGTCTCAATGAAAAGTTCCAAGTTTTCGGGTGCTACTTTCCAACTATACATAATTCGTATCATTTTTATTGTTTAGGCTTTTTAGCATAATATATAATAAGTTTGAACATACTATTTTGAAATATTTACCCCAAATACAGGTACAAATGAAAATTGTTTTGTGCATTCGGGGTTGATACTGCCACCTGACTTTTTACTTTTAAGGAGAGGCTTTAGCTTTACTCTTCCCCATGGTACATATCGTGAAAGGTTTGTGCCAGATTGGAAGGCGCTTCCCTCCAAGAATTGTACATACCTTTTCCCATGTCATCGGGAATAATATCCAATACTCCGTTTTCCACCTCACTTAAAATAATCTCAGCAATTCCGTCTGGAGCCGGCATTTCCCATTCACTGCCTTTGTTCATGTCGGTATCAATGGCACCAGGGCTGACCGAATGTACCGTTATCCCTTTTTTTGCCAATTCTATTCTAACTGCTTGCGTTGCCGAAAACAGGGCAGCTTTTGAGGCTGCATACCCTGCAATGAACGGAAGCGGCGAATAGGCTGCAATCGAGACGATGTTTACCATACGTGCAGGCGTATTTTTTTCCAGTATGGGGGCAAACGCACGCATCATATTTATGGTGGCAAAATAATTAACCTCCATATCTTTTTGTTTACCTTCCATATCGCCCTCCAAAACGGTGCCAGGGTTCAATACACCTGCATTGTTGATGAGTACCTGCGTGTCCGAAGCTTTTGCTGCAATGTACTCAATTTGATTGTTGTCTGTAATGTCGAACTCAAGGGGCACGACCCTGTCATCTCCAAAATCGGGTAAATTTTTTATACCCCTACTTGTGGCATAAATTTTACCCGCTCCTTTGGCAAGAGCTGCTTTTACCAATGATTTTCCGATGCCTCTATTGGCCCCTGTGATAAGGATGGTTTTATTCTGTAATTTTTCCATGGTTTGTTCATTTAAAATTTAGGATAAAATTACGTTGTGGCAGATGCGCCTAAAACCCGAATCTTGCGGTATTGCAAATGCTATATGTCAATTCTTCATTTATCCGACCAAATGGCCAATTTGTTTCCATTGGGGTCAATAAATTCAAATCTTCTACCTCCAGGGAAAGAAAATATATCCACTGCAATTTTCCCTCCATTTTTCTTTACATTTTCTATGGCAATGGATAGGTCTTTATGGTAGAGAACGACTAAGGTACCTCCAGTGGTCACTTTATTTGTTTTGGTAAATCCTCCAGAAATTCCTGCTCCATGAAAATCGCAATAGGTATCGCCATAATCTGTAAATGTCCAGCCAAAGGCGTTACCATAGAATTTTTTGATTTCCTTTAAGTCTGTTGCCTGCAATTCGATAAAATTGATTTTGTTATTTTCCATTTTTCTTGTTTTCGATAATTATTCTAATTAAGTATTGAATTTAACCGTTTGCCTACTTAAACAATAACTGGTATCCATTTGAAACTTATAGGATGCCATTTCTCACCTACAGAGCCCACTAAATCAAAAGCCTCCTTTTTTAAGAACACTTGATTATTCTTAGTAAATACAGACAAGGTCTTAAGGCCTTATTGCTTCTCTTTATAATAACTACTCATCATTCTTACAATTACAAATGTTAGTACTTAATCCTAAAAGTTCTTAATGAATTGAGTAGTACTTTGTACACTAAAAAAACCAAGAGCTCTAGTATTGTTGGTTGTGTTCATTATGTTGCCAGTTAAATTTGCAGGTGGTGGCATGAATAATTGACCTGGATCATCTTCACCTCCAGAATTTACAATTTGATTTTCAAACTGTTCAAATTGATTTAAATAGAACTGATAAGAATTAAAATTCAGGTTTGAAATGCTCACACGTACTTCCTGTGGATCATTAACAAGAGATTCTGTTGAATCAAAAGTCGCATTATCATTTCCATTAAAAAGGACGTCATTCGTAAGTTCATTTATTTTAAGGTCAAAAATACCATTGTTAAAAAACAGAAAGTTGATTAAATAGAAATTGTTATCATCTATAGGGTCTGAAAAAATCACTCGGTTGAGCTCATTTGTTATTTCAATGTCGTTTATTATTATTGCAGGCTTCAAGATTTCTTCATCTGAAACAAATGTGGTTCCATCTACCAGTATTATTTCTATCCAGTATGTACTACCCTCAATAGATGTTATCATTTCAGAACTTTCGTATGTACCATTATTTACATTAAAAGAGTTGGTAATTAACTCTTCATTTCCACTAGAGTCTTTTGTAAATAGGGAAATCTGGGCATCATTTATTGGATTTAAATCTTGTTCATCAACAGGGACGGTCTGTTGAATTTTTATGGTAACATATTCCGTTCCGCCTGTAAGAAAGCCCGAAATAAATACTTGCGGCTCAAAATTAGAAGCATTGGGTATTTCACTAACACAATTTGTGAACATTACTATAATTGAGAAGTATATTGCTAGTTTATAAATTGATTTCATAAGAATTAAAATTTGAAGTTATAGGCGATGAATGGTATTGGGGCTCCCAATACAGAAAACTTAAAGGTCTTTAGCTCGTTGTTTTGAAAGGTAGAAAACACGGAAAAGGCATTAGGACTGCCATATACGTTGTAGAGTCCAAAGTTCCAACTACTTTGCCATTTTGTATTTGGATTTCCGGTTGGTTTATAGGTAAAAGAAATATCCATCCTGTGGGTATCTGGGATTCGAAATGCATTTCTATCAGAATATGTCAAATAAGGATTGCCGTCAAAAGTTAATCTACCCGTTGGCACCGTACTAGGTCTTCCTGTTTGATACGTAAAGAAAATACCTATATCCCATCTTTTACCTAAATTATAATTTGCGGTAATATTCAATAAATGGGGTCTATCATAATTGGAAGGGTAATACGCCCCATTGTTTATATTTTCTGCATTGAATTTACTTGTCGTTTTTCGTTTGGATACGGAATAGGTATAATTAAAATTTCCAGTAAGTTTACCTCTGTTTTTATAAATTCCAAGCTCCAAACCATACGCATATCCTTCGGCTGGCAGCAATTGCGTTTCAATATTTTTATTTATGAATAAATCGGCCCCATTTTTATACTCCACAAAATTTTTGAATGTTTTATAATATCCATCAACTGTTACGTTATACCTTTTATTTGGGGTGTCATAAGCATACCCTCCTGATATCTGATTTACCTCAAGGGGCTTTATATGCGTACCTGAAGGTTTCCAAATATCAAAAGGTAATGCAGCCGCAGTATTCGATATTAAATGGATATATTGAAATGTTCTATTATATCCCAGTTTTAAAGCTTTTCTGTCATTTAGACCATACTTTAGCGAAAGGCGGGGCTCAAAGCCCGAATAGCTTTTAATAATTTCACCTTTCTTGTATTTTTTAATATCGGTAATTGTATTTATAGTTAAAGGAAAGTCTGGATTATAAAGCGTTACAGTGTTCGGACCAATATTTCCGAACCAAGAGTAACGAAGCCCAAAATTTAAAGAAAGTTTATCCCAAGTCTTTTCTATTTCATAATAAGGTGCGATTTCCAAACCTTTATCAATATTGAACTTCTTGGGGCTTAATCCTGCTTCGCTACTTGAAAGTTTTGCTGGATTAAATTTATAAAGTGTCCCATTTATTCCAAATCTCATTTTAGTATTTGGATTTGTATAGTAGGTAAAATCGGGTTTTACTATCCAATTTTCTACTCCAGAATTCCATTTAAACGTACCAGCACCGTTTATAAATCCCCCACTATCATTTTGGGATACTAAAGAATATGCATAGCTACTGTAAATTCCTGATAAGTTCATAAAAAGTTTATCCGAGAAAAGATGATTCCAACGCAGGGTAGCTGTGGCATTTTTCCAACGGAAATCTATCGAAGCATCAGGTTCATTAGGCTCATTAGGCTCACTGGCACTAGCGGTGTCATCCAACTTCATAACATCTGCTCCAAAATATCCCGAAGCAAATAATTTGTTATTCTCGTTAATATTCCATGATAGTTTGGTGTTCAAATCATAAAAAAACACTTTACTGTTTTCAATGTCGCCTCCTATTAACGGGAAAAACAAATCGAAATATGATCTACGACCAGACACCAAAAAGTTCAATTTTTCTTTTACTATTGGTCCTTCTAGGGTTACCCTTGAGAATAGTGTCCCTAGCCCCCCCTCTCCTTTAAATACTTTGGAATTACCTTCTTTTTGACGGATGTCCAATACCGAAGATGCTCGACCGCCATATCTTGCTGGTATTCCCCCCTTATATAGTGTTATGTCTTTGATTGCATCAGCATTTACTACGGAAAAGAGTCCCCATAAATGTGATGACACGTATAATGGTGCTTCATCAAGCAAGGTAAGATTTTGGTCAATATTACCACCTCTAACATTAAAACCCGAAGTACCTTCTCCTACAGAAGTTACACCCGGTTGTGTTAATATTGCCCTGTTTATATCAGGCTCTCCAAAAAAAGCGGGCAACTGCTTGATATCAGCCACTTTTAAATTGTTTACACCAGATAAGATATTACGCACCTGACTTTTGTTTTTCGTATCTGAGATAACCACTACTTCATCAAGCACGTTTGACGAAGGCTGTAATTCAAAATTTAGTTTGATGTCATCGTTTAACTCTAGAATATTATTTATAGAAGTATATCCTAGATAGGAAATTTGCAGTGTATAATTACCTTGAGGTAGGGTCAAAGAGTAAAACCCATATTCGTTAGTGGTAGTCCCTTTGTTTTCACCAACCACAATTATATTCGCTCCGAGGAGCGTCTCGCCAGTTGCAGCATCCTTAATAGTACCACTTATGGTGTAACTTTTATTTTGGGATTTTCGGTTGGAAAGTATAACAAGATTTTTTCGAAGTTTGTAATGTATCTCTGTATTATTAAACAATAAATCTAAGGTAGAGGTAATATCCTTCTCAAGAACATCAATACTAAATTTTAGGTTGCCATCTATTTCATCATTATTATACACAAAGTTGAACTTAGTTTGAGATTCTATCTGGCTCAGGATTGCTTGTAGTGAACTATTTTCCACTTTTAAACTAACCTTATTTTGAGAAAAACTGGTAAATGCCATTAATTGAAAACAACATACCAGATATATAGTGAATGATAATTTCATTAAAAAAATTCTTCTTTTTGAAACGCGTTTCTGTTTTAATGAAACAACGATTTGTTTTATTTTCATAAATTTGAATATTGTTAATTAATACTAATCTTCGAAGATTTATTTTTTGACAGTTATAGTGGGAAAGCTCCAATTTTCCCACTTTTTTTATTTAATCATCCACTCATTTGTTTCTTGATTTAGGTTGTATTCAAAATTCTTGGAAGTATTAAGAACTTCTAAAATTTCTTCCATGGGGGTCGATTTATCAAAAACAGCAGTAAACCTAGATTCGGCAATTGCTTCATTTTCAAAAACTAATTTTATATTCAATTGATTGTCCAAATCATCAGCAATGTCTTTAAACGGCATATTTTCAAATCGAATTTTACCGGCTCTCCAAGCCAAAACAGTTTTCTTGTTTTGAATTGTGGTCTTTATTGGTATTCCATCTGCCTTAATAATTCTAATATTGTCATTTGGGAGCATGATAATTTTCTCTTCAAAATAATCTGCTGATGATACTTCAACTTTTCCTGTTAAAAGTGTGGTTTCTAAATATGAATTTTCTGGATAGGCCTTGACATTAAAACTTGTGCCCAGAGCTTTTACGATAACTTTATCAGGTGTTTCTACAGTAAAAGGATTGGCTTTATCTTTTGCTACCTCAAAGAAGGCTTCACCATCTAATTGGATTGTTCTGGGAGCATCTTCTTCATAGGAAATTTTACTACGGGCATTTAACCAAACTGTAGAACCATCCAAAAGAGCAACTTGCCTTTCTTCTCCATAACCCGTTTCTACTGTAATTATATTTCTTGAAAAGTTTTGGTAGATAATACCGATAATAGAGATAAACAACATAACTACAGCAGCATACTTTAAGTACTTTTGTATGCTCAGGCTTTTTATATTGGTAGGTGCAACTACTTCGAAAAATTTGGTTTTCTCTTCTTCTATACTAATAGTATCATCAAATGGGTTTCTACCTGTAATCTTATAAAGTTTTACTATTGAATTGAACAACTCTTCATCAAAATCATTTGAAGTTTTCCAGTTCTCGACTTTTGCTCGCGTAGCCTTATCCGCACGTTGCGAAACATAGACCCAAATCTCAGTTTCGCCAACTATATCTTTCATAATAAGGTGTTTTACTATAAAACGTTTGTCACTAAGCAATACCCTATTTCTATTTTACAAATAATCTTTTAATCCTTTTCGAAAAGCAT
The Flavobacterium litorale genome window above contains:
- a CDS encoding SDR family oxidoreductase, which translates into the protein MEKLQNKTILITGANRGIGKSLVKAALAKGAGKIYATSRGIKNLPDFGDDRVVPLEFDITDNNQIEYIAAKASDTQVLINNAGVLNPGTVLEGDMEGKQKDMEVNYFATINMMRAFAPILEKNTPARMVNIVSIAAYSPLPFIAGYAASKAALFSATQAVRIELAKKGITVHSVSPGAIDTDMNKGSEWEMPAPDGIAEIILSEVENGVLDIIPDDMGKGMYNSWREAPSNLAQTFHDMYHGEE
- a CDS encoding VOC family protein; protein product: MENNKINFIELQATDLKEIKKFYGNAFGWTFTDYGDTYCDFHGAGISGGFTKTNKVTTGGTLVVLYHKDLSIAIENVKKNGGKIAVDIFSFPGGRRFEFIDPNGNKLAIWSDK
- a CDS encoding DUF4249 domain-containing protein, whose translation is MKSIYKLAIYFSIIVMFTNCVSEIPNASNFEPQVFISGFLTGGTEYVTIKIQQTVPVDEQDLNPINDAQISLFTKDSSGNEELITNSFNVNNGTYESSEMITSIEGSTYWIEIILVDGTTFVSDEEILKPAIIINDIEITNELNRVIFSDPIDDNNFYLINFLFFNNGIFDLKINELTNDVLFNGNDNATFDSTESLVNDPQEVRVSISNLNFNSYQFYLNQFEQFENQIVNSGGEDDPGQLFMPPPANLTGNIMNTTNNTRALGFFSVQSTTQFIKNF
- a CDS encoding TonB-dependent receptor, giving the protein MKIKQIVVSLKQKRVSKRRIFLMKLSFTIYLVCCFQLMAFTSFSQNKVSLKVENSSLQAILSQIESQTKFNFVYNNDEIDGNLKFSIDVLEKDITSTLDLLFNNTEIHYKLRKNLVILSNRKSQNKSYTISGTIKDAATGETLLGANIIVVGENKGTTTNEYGFYSLTLPQGNYTLQISYLGYTSINNILELNDDIKLNFELQPSSNVLDEVVVISDTKNKSQVRNILSGVNNLKVADIKQLPAFFGEPDINRAILTQPGVTSVGEGTSGFNVRGGNIDQNLTLLDEAPLYVSSHLWGLFSVVNADAIKDITLYKGGIPARYGGRASSVLDIRQKEGNSKVFKGEGGLGTLFSRVTLEGPIVKEKLNFLVSGRRSYFDLFFPLIGGDIENSKVFFYDLNTKLSWNINENNKLFASGYFGADVMKLDDTASASEPNEPNEPDASIDFRWKNATATLRWNHLFSDKLFMNLSGIYSSYAYSLVSQNDSGGFINGAGTFKWNSGVENWIVKPDFTYYTNPNTKMRFGINGTLYKFNPAKLSSSEAGLSPKKFNIDKGLEIAPYYEIEKTWDKLSLNFGLRYSWFGNIGPNTVTLYNPDFPLTINTITDIKKYKKGEIIKSYSGFEPRLSLKYGLNDRKALKLGYNRTFQYIHLISNTAAALPFDIWKPSGTHIKPLEVNQISGGYAYDTPNKRYNVTVDGYYKTFKNFVEYKNGADLFINKNIETQLLPAEGYAYGLELGIYKNRGKLTGNFNYTYSVSKRKTTSKFNAENINNGAYYPSNYDRPHLLNITANYNLGKRWDIGIFFTYQTGRPSTVPTGRLTFDGNPYLTYSDRNAFRIPDTHRMDISFTYKPTGNPNTKWQSSWNFGLYNVYGSPNAFSVFSTFQNNELKTFKFSVLGAPIPFIAYNFKF
- a CDS encoding FecR family protein, which gives rise to MKDIVGETEIWVYVSQRADKATRAKVENWKTSNDFDEELFNSIVKLYKITGRNPFDDTISIEEEKTKFFEVVAPTNIKSLSIQKYLKYAAVVMLFISIIGIIYQNFSRNIITVETGYGEERQVALLDGSTVWLNARSKISYEEDAPRTIQLDGEAFFEVAKDKANPFTVETPDKVIVKALGTSFNVKAYPENSYLETTLLTGKVEVSSADYFEEKIIMLPNDNIRIIKADGIPIKTTIQNKKTVLAWRAGKIRFENMPFKDIADDLDNQLNIKLVFENEAIAESRFTAVFDKSTPMEEILEVLNTSKNFEYNLNQETNEWMIK